The Burkholderiales bacterium JOSHI_001 genomic sequence TGGAAATGCGCTGGTTCGGCGGCTTCTCTGAACCCGAGATCGCGCAGGCCATTGGTGTGAACGAGCGCACCGTGCGGCGCGACTGGGAACACGCGCGCCTGGTGCTGGCCGAAGCCCTGCGCTGACCCCAATGACTGCGGCGCCGCCCGAACCGTTGGCCGGTGAACGCTGGCAGCGGCTGCGCGAACTGCTGGACCAGGGCCTGGCCCTGCCTGGCCCGGCGCGCGAAACTTTTCTGACCGGCCTGCCAGCGGCCGATGCCGACCTGGCGCCACGCTTGCGGGCCCTGCTGGCGCACACCGGCGAACCCCTGGCGCCACTGCCCACAGACCGAACGGCATCGGCCGGCGCGCCCGGGCAGCGCGTCGGGCCCTACCGGCTGCTGCGCCTGCTGGGCGAGGGCGGCATGGCCAGCGTGTGGCTGGCCGAGCGGGTGGACGAGCTGCTGCAGGCCCGCCCCGTGGCGCTGAAGCTGCCGCGCCTGGCCTTGCCCGGGGCCGGGCTGGCCGAACGCCTGGCGCGCGAACGCGAGATCCTGGCCACCCTGCAGCACCCGAACATTGCCGCGCTGTACGACGCCGGCATGAGCGACGAAGGCCAGCCCTGGCTGGCCCTGGAGGTGGTGCACGGGCAGCCGATCGATGCCTACTGCCGTGACCACGCGCTGGGCGTGCCGGCCCGGCTGCGCCTGTTCCTGCAGGTCCTGCAGGCGGTGGCCCATGCGCATTCGCGCCTGGTGGTGCACCGCGACCTGAAGCCGGCCAACATCCTGGTCACACCCGAAGGCCAGGTGCGATTGCTGGACTTCGGCGTGGCCAAGCTGCTGGAAGAGGGCCTGGCGCACGAAACCGCGCTGACGCGCGAACTGGGCCGCGCGCTCACCCTCGACTACGCGGCGCCCGAGCAGATCCGCGGCGAAGCGCTGGGCACCGCGGTCGACGTCTACGGCCTGGGGGTGGTGCTGTGCGAACTGCTGTGCGGCCAGCGCCCCTACCGCTTGCCGCGCGCGTCCCGCGCGGCGCTGGAAGATGCCATCCTGCAGGCCGAACCGGTGCCACCCAGCCAGGCCGCCGCCGACCAGCGGCTGCGCGCCGCGCTGAGAGGCGACCTGGACACCATCGTGCTGAAGGCGCTGAAAAAAAGGCCCGAAGAACGCTACGCCTCGGTGCAGGCCCTGGCCGACGACCTGCAGCGCCACCTGCAGCAGCAACCCGTGCTGGCCCGGCCGGACAGCCGCTGGTACCGCTGGCGCCGCTTCGTGCGGCGCCACCGCCTGGGTGTGGCCGCCGGCGCGGCCCTGGCGGTGGCGGTGCTGGGCGGCACCAGCCTGTCGCTGTGGCAGGCCCGACAGGCCCGCATCGAACGCGCCCATGCCCAGGAGGTGAAGAACTTCATCGCGTCCATGCTGCGTGAGGCCAGCCCCTACCACCGCGCCGACAGCCCGGCCGTCACCGCGCTGGACCTGGTGAAGGGTGCCGACAAGCGCCTGGCCCAGGCGGTGGGCCAGCAGCCCGCGGTGCACGCCGAACTGGCCGCTGTCATCGTGGAAAGCCTGATGACCCTGGGCGACAACGACGCCGCCGCCTCCGCCGCCGAACGCGCCGTGGCCCACGCTGCGGGCACGCTGGGCAACGCCCACGCGCTCACCTGGCACCTGCGCGCCCAGCATGCGCAGATGCTGCGCCTGCGGGGCCGCACCGCCCAGGCGCAGGCCGAACTGGATGGCCTGCTGCCGGTGCTGCGCGCTCGGGGCAACGATGCACCGGACTCGCTGGTCACCGCGCTGCAGGTGCAGGCGCTGCTGCACATCGAACAGGGCCGGCATGCCGAAGCCGCCGCGGTGGCCGAAGAGGCCTCGCGCGAATCGGCCGCCCGCCTGGGGGATCGGCATTCGGACACGGTGGCCTGTGCCAGCCTGCTCACCCAGGCCCTGCTGTCGGCCCGCCGCTTCGACGCCGCCGCTGCGGCCGGGCAGCGTGCCCTGACGCTGGCGCTGGCCCTGTACGGTGACACCGAGGTGCACCCGCGCGTGATGGAGGCGCGAAACGCCCAGGGCCGCGCGCTCACCGCCACCGGCCGCTTGCAGGACGGCGTGGCGCTGATCGAACGCTCGGCCGCCGACGCCCAACAGGTCTTCGGCGCCGATGGCCTGATGGTGGGCTACTACCTGCAGAACGCGGTGGACCCGTTGATCACCCTGGGCGAGTTGGACCGGGCGCAGGCCCACGCAGCGCGCGGCCTGGCCATCATCGAACGGCTGGCGCCCAAGGCGTCCTTTCCCTACGGCTTTGCG encodes the following:
- a CDS encoding serine/threonine protein kinase (PFAM: Protein kinase domain); the protein is MTAAPPEPLAGERWQRLRELLDQGLALPGPARETFLTGLPAADADLAPRLRALLAHTGEPLAPLPTDRTASAGAPGQRVGPYRLLRLLGEGGMASVWLAERVDELLQARPVALKLPRLALPGAGLAERLAREREILATLQHPNIAALYDAGMSDEGQPWLALEVVHGQPIDAYCRDHALGVPARLRLFLQVLQAVAHAHSRLVVHRDLKPANILVTPEGQVRLLDFGVAKLLEEGLAHETALTRELGRALTLDYAAPEQIRGEALGTAVDVYGLGVVLCELLCGQRPYRLPRASRAALEDAILQAEPVPPSQAAADQRLRAALRGDLDTIVLKALKKRPEERYASVQALADDLQRHLQQQPVLARPDSRWYRWRRFVRRHRLGVAAGAALAVAVLGGTSLSLWQARQARIERAHAQEVKNFIASMLREASPYHRADSPAVTALDLVKGADKRLAQAVGQQPAVHAELAAVIVESLMTLGDNDAAASAAERAVAHAAGTLGNAHALTWHLRAQHAQMLRLRGRTAQAQAELDGLLPVLRARGNDAPDSLVTALQVQALLHIEQGRHAEAAAVAEEASRESAARLGDRHSDTVACASLLTQALLSARRFDAAAAAGQRALTLALALYGDTEVHPRVMEARNAQGRALTATGRLQDGVALIERSAADAQQVFGADGLMVGYYLQNAVDPLITLGELDRAQAHAARGLAIIERLAPKASFPYGFALSMRGLSRLAAARSADALPDLQESAAVLTQVLGPASEHALAARAGLALALGASGQGDAARAEAQAVVQALPAGTAAPPLVLRAHAVLARLERQQGQPQAALPRLQQVLKQTDASPRGQRERAHALAELGQAQLALGQDSAAAQTLQQALQAFQALQTRPTPAQDEARRAWQLTRGEGTAEAPGLASGSACGAARQPDVRLHAANAFKPSGSMRAASAAP